DNA from Pelobacter propionicus DSM 2379:
CTGCAACATGGGGAAGGAGGAGCCACGCAGAAACCGCTCCCCGATAATTGTGTGCCGCTTCATTACCTCGAATTCCTCGGCAGTGAGCCCCTCCTGCTTACGAAGGATAGCATCCGGTACACCGATTTTTCCCACATCGTGCATTGCACTAGGAGTCTGTCGGGCTTGACCTCAGGGGCGCCCTCTTTTGTGGCCAAGCCGATTAAAAAAGTTCCGTATGTGTTCGTCTTCCCACCGGCAACCTGGTTAATTCAGCCCTTTCAGCGATGACTGCGGTTATTACAGGCTGATTTTCGCTATTTCTCATTCTATCCGGCCAAGACATGCAGCCGTTTGATGTTGTAGGCCATGCAGACGAGGTTCCATTCGCCTTTTACTGCTTCAAAGCCACGAAGAAGAAAGCTTCTGAATCCCATGACCGCCTTGATGATGCCGAAGACCGGTTCCGAGGTGACTTTTCGCTGGGCGTAGATCGCCTTGCCGGAAGGTGTCTTCAGGCGATGCTTCATTCTGGCCACGGAATCGGCATCTTCGGGTAACGGCGGCGGTTCGGCAAAGCGCTCCATCAGTGGCACGTTGTGACTCTGCCGGTCTACGGCAATGTAGGGAGTTATCCCGTTCTCCTCACAGGCAGTTACATTGGTTTCGCTGAAGTAGCCACTGTCAGCTACCAGATCGGTTGCCTTGCCAAGCTTCTCAGGCAGCGCCGCCAGGTTCTCCAGGGTCGGTGTCAGCTCCTGTTTGTCATTGGGATTCTGGGTAACATGGGCCGAAACGATGAGCTTTGATGCTGTATCCACACCGGCCTGGGCGTTGTAAGTCTGCTCGAATCCGCCACCGGAGGTCGGCATGATCCGCGACTCTTCATCGGTCAGATTGACCTGATCTTTGGCAGTGGGGCCGGATTTGGGCGGTTTCGGCTCTTTCCCCTTGGCCTTCTTGCCCGTTGCCTGCTCCTTCTTGGCCCGTTCGGCGACTTTCTTCTCATAAGCGGCCTGTTCACGAGCATGGCGCTCAGCGGCTCGTTTTTCGATCTCGACCTTGGCTGCGGCAATGGCGGAAAGACGCT
Protein-coding regions in this window:
- a CDS encoding IS1182 family transposase encodes the protein MKSKFIEVDRETPYLLPPSLQDWLPEKHLARFVVEIVEQLDLRSLKATYAGRGSQPYNPEMLVALLFYGYATGVFSSRKLERSTYDSVAFRFIAANSHPDHDTIATFRRRFLPQLNKLFAQILLIAHQMEVLKLGNVSLDGSKIKANASKHKALSYEHACKLEEQIKAEVGELLKKAEAADRADIPDGMNIPEELERREKRLSAIAAAKVEIEKRAAERHAREQAAYEKKVAERAKKEQATGKKAKGKEPKPPKSGPTAKDQVNLTDEESRIMPTSGGGFEQTYNAQAGVDTASKLIVSAHVTQNPNDKQELTPTLENLAALPEKLGKATDLVADSGYFSETNVTACEENGITPYIAVDRQSHNVPLMERFAEPPPLPEDADSVARMKHRLKTPSGKAIYAQRKVTSEPVFGIIKAVMGFRSFLLRGFEAVKGEWNLVCMAYNIKRLHVLAG